In Tamandua tetradactyla isolate mTamTet1 chromosome 7, mTamTet1.pri, whole genome shotgun sequence, the following are encoded in one genomic region:
- the LOC143689938 gene encoding olfactory receptor 8S1-like produces MTLRNHSTILEFSLLGLSADPHVQALLFVLFLGIYIMTLIGNLLMLLVFRANSHLQTPMYFFLSHLSFLDFCFSSATVPALLKNLLSQKKTISVGGCLAQVFFVFESGGTEACLLSVMAYDRYVAICHPLLYGQMMSNQLCKGMVWGSWGLGFLDAFVNILLTMNFDFCDKSIPHYSCDLPSLFPLSCYDVSTNFAVLLCSSILHGIGTCFLIVYSYIPIVSTILNISSSLGRSKAFSTCSSHLAVVLLFYGSGFLHYLMPVSGSPLELIFSVQYSVITPLVNPLIYSLKNNEVKAATKRTLRKYLQYIR; encoded by the coding sequence ATGACCTTGAGAAACCACAGCACCATCCTTGAGTTCAGCCTCCTTGGACTCTCTGCTGACCCCCATGTCCAGGCTCTGCTATTTGTGCTATTCCTGGGAATTTACATCATGACCCTGATCGGGAACCTGTTGATGCTCTTGGTTTTCAGGGCAAATTCTCACCTCCAAactcccatgtacttcttcctgagTCACCTCTCCTTCCTggatttttgcttctcttctgcCACAGTGCCAGCGCTTCTGAAGAATCTCCTGTCTCAGAAGAAAACCATCTCTGTTGGAGGCTGCCTGGCTCAGGTCTTCTTTGTATTTGAGTCTGGAGGCACGGAAGCCTGCCTGCTGtctgtgatggcctatgaccgctatgttgcCATCTGCCACCCTCTGCTTTATGGACAGATGATGAGCAACCAGCTCTGTAAGGGGATGGTGTGGGGATCCTGGGGCCTGGGCTTTCTGGATGCATTCGTCAACATCCTTCTAACTATGAACTTTGACTTCTGTGATAAGTCCATTCCCCACTACAGCTGTGATCtgccctctctcttccctctgtcCTGTTATGACGTATCTACCAATTTTGCAGTCCTACTATGCTCCAGCATCCTGCATGGAATTGGAACCTGCTTCCTAATTGTTTATTCCTACATCCCCATTGTCTCCACCATCCTGAACATCAGTTCCTCCTTAGGTAGAAgcaaagccttctccacctgctcctcccacctcgCTGTGGTACTCCTGTTTTATGGTTCAGGTTTTCTTCATTATCTAATGCCAGTCTCGGGTTCACCATTGGAGTTGATCTTCTCTGTACAGTACAGTGTAATTACTCCCTTAgtgaatcccctcatctatagCCTGAAAAACAATGAGGTGAAAGCAGCTACGAAAAGGACCTTGAGAAAATATCTTCAATATATCAGATAG